One region of Candidatus Acidiferrales bacterium genomic DNA includes:
- a CDS encoding SgcJ/EcaC family oxidoreductase, whose amino-acid sequence MTRASMLFAAFALVIPMLATSIVAAPDETENVRNVVAAFATTWNRHDMEAFGKLFTPDAEFVNVAGTRWVGRREIQAQHAYSHGTIPQSAQPKENLRYYGIFKHSTMTFTHIDVRFLRKDVALAHVDWELSGDTRTQGLRRGVFTFVLTQQNGGWLIAAAQNTEINRTVK is encoded by the coding sequence ATGACTCGTGCGTCAATGCTGTTTGCCGCCTTTGCCCTCGTGATTCCCATGCTGGCGACTTCTATTGTTGCAGCGCCGGATGAAACAGAGAACGTGCGAAACGTTGTCGCCGCCTTCGCAACGACCTGGAACCGGCACGACATGGAGGCGTTCGGCAAGCTCTTCACACCGGACGCCGAGTTCGTCAACGTCGCAGGGACTCGATGGGTGGGGCGAAGAGAGATTCAGGCTCAACACGCATATTCGCACGGTACAATCCCTCAAAGTGCTCAGCCTAAGGAGAACCTCAGGTATTATGGGATCTTCAAGCACAGCACGATGACCTTCACTCATATTGACGTTCGCTTTTTGCGAAAAGACGTGGCGCTCGCTCACGTGGACTGGGAATTAAGCGGGGACACAAGAACGCAAGGCCTGCGGCGCGGCGTGTTCACGTTCGTGCTTACGCAGCAGAACGGAGGCTGGTTGATCGCCGCCGCTCAGAACACGGAAATCAACCGGACGGTGAAATAA
- a CDS encoding transposase — MPAHSASSRRSIRLHRYDYSQSGGYFFTLCVPNRACIFGRVIDYEMKCNRAGDAVWSVWRELPLQFPTVELDAFVVMPNHAHGIVFLRPLAAAGAASSAPTKPTPTLGLVLRAFKSLSTAAVNRALHRTGSLWQRNYYEHIIRSGDELDAIRLYIAHNP; from the coding sequence GTGCCCGCCCATTCGGCTTCTTCCCGCCGCTCGATTCGTCTCCACCGCTACGACTACTCCCAATCCGGCGGCTACTTCTTCACCCTCTGTGTGCCAAATCGCGCTTGCATTTTTGGCCGTGTCATCGATTACGAGATGAAATGTAATCGCGCCGGCGATGCTGTGTGGTCTGTATGGCGCGAGCTTCCTCTCCAGTTTCCAACCGTCGAGCTCGACGCATTCGTTGTGATGCCTAACCATGCGCACGGTATCGTGTTCTTACGGCCGCTTGCGGCCGCGGGCGCAGCAAGCAGCGCCCCTACGAAACCTACTCCGACGCTCGGACTGGTCCTTCGCGCCTTCAAATCCCTCTCCACCGCTGCAGTCAATCGCGCTCTCCACCGCACCGGCTCCCTCTGGCAACGCAACTACTATGAACACATCATCCGCTCTGGCGATGAACTCGACGCGATCCGCCTCTACATCGCGCACAATCCC
- a CDS encoding energy transducer TonB, translating to MPSSNDNGFYGDATGFTLLSSGKPRWRSFGAGFGIEFFVLACALWLPLLFPKQMETATQYMVMHISVPRLEPWKPQPKVQPRRIMPRKPEIEKPAVVPPPPKPKMIEPVFKAPVILHNVVRHNPTQAPKVNEFARAVPDVPTTSLGSSALPDLKKPRAPVQTGGFGDPDGLKATDKVTHPVNISQAGGFDMPDGPGKGNGRGGAKGVQGVVESAGFGNDSAIAGGRRHGGVVQEGGFADDSVTTSGPHVRKAANTVANETPVVVLYKPDPQYTAEGKQDKIQGDVVLEVIFRATGQVDIVRVVQGLGHGLDQNAEAAARQIKFKPAEQDGRPVDFPANVRIQFELAY from the coding sequence ATGCCGTCGTCGAACGATAACGGATTTTATGGAGATGCAACCGGGTTCACGCTGCTCTCGAGCGGGAAGCCGCGATGGCGTTCGTTTGGCGCTGGGTTTGGCATTGAATTTTTCGTACTGGCGTGCGCGCTTTGGCTGCCGCTGCTTTTCCCGAAGCAGATGGAGACGGCAACGCAATACATGGTGATGCACATTTCCGTTCCGCGGCTGGAACCGTGGAAGCCGCAGCCGAAAGTGCAACCAAGACGAATCATGCCGCGAAAGCCGGAGATCGAAAAGCCAGCCGTGGTTCCTCCCCCGCCGAAACCAAAAATGATCGAGCCAGTGTTCAAGGCGCCGGTGATCCTGCATAACGTGGTGAGGCACAATCCGACGCAAGCGCCGAAAGTGAATGAGTTCGCGCGCGCGGTGCCGGATGTTCCGACGACGTCGCTGGGAAGCTCCGCGCTGCCGGATTTGAAGAAACCGAGAGCACCGGTGCAGACGGGAGGATTCGGCGATCCCGATGGATTGAAAGCGACGGACAAAGTGACGCACCCGGTGAACATCAGCCAGGCCGGCGGATTTGACATGCCGGACGGGCCCGGAAAGGGAAATGGACGAGGCGGAGCGAAGGGCGTGCAGGGAGTGGTGGAGAGCGCGGGCTTCGGCAACGATTCGGCGATTGCGGGCGGAAGGCGGCACGGAGGCGTTGTTCAAGAGGGAGGATTTGCGGACGACAGCGTTACGACGAGCGGACCGCACGTGCGCAAGGCAGCCAACACTGTAGCCAATGAAACACCTGTGGTGGTGCTCTACAAGCCCGATCCGCAGTACACTGCAGAGGGGAAGCAGGACAAGATTCAAGGCGATGTGGTGCTCGAAGTGATCTTTCGCGCTACGGGACAGGTGGACATCGTGCGCGTGGTGCAGGGCCTGGGACACGGACTGGATCAGAACGCGGAAGCAGCGGCGCGGCAAATCAAATTCAAGCCGGCGGAGCAGGATGGACGGCCGGTGGACTTTCCGGCAAACGTGCGAATTCAGTTTGAACTCGCCTATTGA
- a CDS encoding Do family serine endopeptidase has translation MSSGVVQVKRGAAVTILIAALIAGAFLGTWAIRWASHEVLGAPNVPVKMAGNLNPVLLGGFSNGFASVVRPALPAVVNISTTRVIRTQQNAPGFFGDPFFQQFFGRQFGPSVPQTEKEHSLGSGVIINPDGYILTNNHVVAHGSDIEVVWNNKEYKGKVVGTDPQTDIAVVKIDATGLPTLTFGDSAKLQVGDVVFAIGDPFGIGETATMGIVSAMGRSNLNIEGSQQRGGRQSYEDFIQTDAAINPGNSGGALIDLHGNLIGINTAILSSGAGPDGEGGNEGIGFAIPINLARNIMQQIIEHGKVERGHIGLVITNLTPDLAKAFGYTAGGTGALVNQVTAGGPAERAGIKRGDIILALNGEPITGFGDLTAQIVNSAPGTVMHLKVFRDGKTFDVPVTLASGAPEQADNLVGGGGESAQPAEPSENPGKALEGVKVEALAPDIAQQLNLPLSTKGVVVDSVEQSSDAAEGGLQRGDVILEVNHKPVTTVQEFRSALAGTDNQPVLLLVIPAGQPNTTVYLLIQSGS, from the coding sequence ATGAGCAGTGGCGTGGTTCAAGTGAAGCGAGGAGCGGCAGTAACGATTTTAATCGCCGCGCTAATCGCGGGAGCGTTTTTGGGTACGTGGGCAATTCGCTGGGCGAGCCATGAAGTGCTGGGAGCGCCGAATGTGCCGGTGAAGATGGCGGGAAATCTGAATCCGGTGCTGCTGGGAGGATTCTCGAACGGATTTGCGTCCGTGGTGCGGCCAGCGCTGCCGGCGGTGGTGAATATTTCGACGACGCGAGTCATCCGGACGCAACAGAATGCGCCGGGATTTTTCGGCGATCCGTTTTTCCAACAGTTCTTTGGAAGGCAGTTTGGGCCAAGCGTGCCGCAGACGGAGAAGGAGCATAGCCTGGGCTCGGGCGTGATCATCAATCCGGACGGCTACATCCTGACGAACAATCACGTGGTGGCGCACGGCAGCGACATCGAGGTTGTTTGGAACAATAAAGAGTACAAAGGAAAAGTAGTCGGCACGGATCCGCAGACGGATATCGCGGTGGTGAAGATCGACGCGACGGGACTGCCGACGCTGACGTTTGGAGATTCCGCGAAGCTGCAAGTGGGCGATGTGGTGTTCGCCATCGGCGATCCCTTCGGAATCGGAGAAACGGCCACGATGGGAATTGTGAGCGCCATGGGGCGCAGCAACTTGAATATCGAAGGAAGCCAACAGCGGGGAGGCCGGCAATCGTATGAGGATTTCATTCAGACCGACGCGGCGATCAATCCGGGAAATTCGGGCGGAGCGCTGATTGATCTCCACGGGAATTTGATTGGCATCAATACGGCGATCCTTTCGAGCGGGGCGGGTCCGGATGGCGAAGGCGGAAATGAAGGAATCGGTTTTGCGATACCGATCAATCTGGCGCGCAACATCATGCAGCAGATTATCGAGCATGGAAAAGTGGAGCGCGGGCACATCGGGCTTGTGATTACGAACCTGACGCCGGACTTGGCCAAGGCATTCGGCTATACGGCGGGCGGGACGGGCGCTCTGGTCAACCAAGTGACGGCGGGCGGTCCGGCGGAAAGGGCTGGAATTAAGCGCGGAGACATCATCCTGGCGCTGAACGGCGAGCCGATTACCGGCTTTGGCGACCTTACAGCGCAAATCGTGAATTCGGCTCCAGGAACGGTGATGCATTTGAAGGTCTTCCGCGACGGGAAGACGTTTGATGTTCCGGTGACGCTGGCATCCGGCGCGCCGGAACAGGCCGATAATTTAGTCGGCGGAGGCGGAGAATCGGCGCAGCCAGCCGAGCCTTCGGAAAATCCGGGCAAAGCGCTGGAAGGCGTGAAGGTCGAAGCGCTCGCTCCGGACATTGCGCAGCAATTGAATCTGCCCTTGTCCACCAAAGGAGTCGTGGTGGATTCGGTGGAGCAGTCGAGCGATGCAGCCGAAGGAGGATTGCAGCGCGGCGACGTGATTCTGGAAGTGAATCACAAGCCAGTGACAACTGTTCAAGAATTCCGTTCGGCGCTGGCTGGAACGGACAATCAACCGGTGCTTCTGCTGGTGATACCGGCCGGACAACCGAATACAACCGTGTACTTGCTCATCCAGTCCGGATCGTGA
- a CDS encoding M20/M25/M40 family metallo-hydrolase, with the protein MFKKNSKSSALFVFVFAAIFAVAIGFAALTNSAYSAAPPDPDGGTLPALSAIAGEAMMNIHAYSELEDLSDDVGARVTGSPQCNAAIQWGLDTMKKIGLQNVHAEPWQIFRGWTRVSASAKMISPAPHPLMVDSMGWVGSTPAGGVDADVVPVNVYDLEDEIAQNSGNWRGKVLIAVQKGVRPANGMAAFAKFGDMLKKAHEVGAVAVIGGQGGAKSQGMHLTHTGALGFNVFYDIPVVSIAAEDQEIIERLLDHGKAVRIHIDVQNKVTDGPVDTANVVGEIPGTEHPEQVIVVGGHLDSWDLSEGSTDDGVGVATTLGAAEAIVRSGIKPLRTIRFVLFTGEEEGLLGSLAYTKTHKDDMQNHVAAVILDNGQGPVVALNMGGRTDMLPAAQAFAASLNAFGTITANDNTEFGTDAGPFILAGLPGINLDQDSPDYRYTHHSAVDTFDKVDEAVLDRDAAVQALVAFWIADRPERLASPWPQEKTAQMLIDKHDDVFLKLFGIWPFGNLGQQPQQ; encoded by the coding sequence ATGTTCAAAAAGAATTCGAAATCTTCCGCTCTTTTCGTTTTTGTTTTCGCTGCGATTTTTGCTGTCGCCATTGGTTTCGCCGCGCTCACCAACTCTGCCTACTCCGCTGCGCCTCCCGATCCAGACGGCGGCACGCTTCCCGCGCTCTCCGCCATCGCCGGCGAAGCCATGATGAACATCCACGCCTACTCCGAGCTCGAAGATTTGAGCGACGACGTCGGCGCGCGCGTCACCGGCTCGCCGCAGTGCAACGCCGCGATTCAATGGGGCCTCGACACCATGAAAAAAATCGGCCTGCAAAATGTTCACGCCGAGCCCTGGCAGATTTTCCGCGGCTGGACGCGTGTCTCCGCCTCCGCGAAAATGATTTCTCCCGCGCCGCATCCTCTCATGGTTGACTCGATGGGCTGGGTCGGCTCCACGCCCGCGGGCGGCGTCGATGCCGATGTCGTGCCGGTCAACGTCTACGATCTCGAGGACGAGATCGCGCAAAATTCCGGCAACTGGCGCGGCAAAGTTCTCATCGCTGTGCAGAAGGGCGTCCGTCCCGCGAACGGCATGGCCGCGTTCGCCAAATTCGGCGACATGCTCAAGAAAGCTCACGAAGTCGGCGCCGTCGCCGTCATCGGCGGCCAGGGCGGCGCAAAATCCCAGGGCATGCATCTCACGCACACCGGCGCGCTCGGCTTCAACGTCTTTTACGACATTCCCGTCGTCAGCATTGCCGCCGAAGATCAAGAAATCATCGAACGCCTCCTCGACCACGGCAAGGCCGTCCGCATTCACATCGACGTGCAAAACAAAGTCACCGATGGTCCGGTGGACACCGCCAACGTCGTTGGCGAAATTCCCGGCACCGAGCATCCCGAGCAAGTCATCGTCGTCGGCGGCCATCTCGATTCCTGGGATCTTTCCGAAGGCTCGACGGATGACGGCGTAGGCGTCGCCACCACGCTCGGCGCCGCCGAAGCCATCGTTCGCTCCGGCATCAAGCCGCTGCGCACGATTCGCTTTGTCCTTTTCACCGGCGAAGAAGAAGGCCTGCTCGGCTCCCTCGCCTACACGAAAACGCACAAAGACGACATGCAAAATCACGTCGCCGCCGTCATTCTCGATAACGGCCAGGGCCCCGTCGTCGCTCTCAACATGGGCGGCCGCACCGACATGCTGCCCGCCGCGCAAGCCTTCGCCGCCTCGCTCAATGCTTTCGGCACCATCACCGCCAACGACAACACGGAATTCGGCACCGACGCTGGCCCGTTCATTCTCGCCGGCCTGCCCGGCATCAATCTCGATCAGGATTCGCCCGACTATCGCTACACGCATCATTCCGCCGTCGACACATTCGACAAAGTGGACGAAGCCGTCCTCGATCGCGACGCCGCCGTGCAAGCGCTTGTCGCTTTCTGGATCGCCGACCGTCCCGAGCGTCTCGCTTCGCCCTGGCCGCAGGAGAAAACCGCGCAGATGCTCATCGACAAGCACGACGACGTCTTTCTCAAGCTCTTCGGCATCTGGCCCTTCGGCAACCTCGGCCAGCAGCCCCAGCAATAG
- a CDS encoding AMP-binding protein encodes MARQSLAEFVNEYARRGEEIAVAHRRGYRMERWTYAEIADAVREFANTLAARGIAKGDRVLLWGDNCAEWVAAFFGCVLRGAVVVPIDRAGTPDFATRVAKAAQAKIVVQSSGLPELDAQIPAMNLEEAAARRTNGERAKEIAPPALGRNDPVEMVFTSGTTAEPRGVVLTHGNILANIEPLEPQIQPYLRYEQFFHPIRFLNLLPLSHVFGQLMGMFIPPLLGGTVIFLDTLAPAEVARTIRRERVTVLVSVPRLIESLEGQTEREIEAAGGGAEFRAKFETAKDERIWKRLWRFRRIHRQFGWKFWAFISGGAALPESVETFWQRLGYAVIQGYGLTETAALVSVNHPFRTGKRSIGKVMPGVEMKLSAEGEILVRGENVASRYWQGQRLEPIAGEGGWFRTGDLGEVDAEGNLFFKGRRKNVIVTPAGMNVYPEDLEAELKKQRGVRDCVVVGIARDGNEEPCAALLLEDSRAGAEAIVARANENLAEYQRIRQWIVWNGPDFPRTATQKPVLPRIREAIAAKFGGKPAGEGTAAKPGTLGEFISRVTRRGAESVSPDANLEHDLRLSSLDRVELMSALEEKYQVDLSETKFAEAKTVGELEQLLREPPARPQTHRFPRWAQRWPVTWIRIFIYYLLVWPATWLLARPRIRGREHLRGIHGPVFVVANHVTYVDIGCVLAALPAKFRHRLATAMEAERLYGMRYPAGMHWFLRIINRMDYWLVTALFNVFPLPKLSGFRDSFEFAGELADKGWSVLVFPEGERTKMGALGKFRGGVGLLATKLRLPVVPVRIDGLFELKQAGKHMARAGDVRVTIGAPVSFAAGTDADSIARELERRVAEL; translated from the coding sequence ATGGCACGGCAATCGCTTGCTGAATTCGTGAATGAGTACGCGCGGCGCGGGGAGGAAATCGCCGTGGCGCACCGACGCGGATACCGCATGGAGCGATGGACCTACGCGGAAATTGCGGATGCAGTGCGCGAATTTGCAAACACGCTCGCAGCGCGAGGGATTGCGAAAGGCGACCGCGTTCTGCTGTGGGGCGACAACTGCGCGGAGTGGGTGGCGGCGTTTTTCGGCTGCGTACTACGCGGCGCTGTGGTGGTGCCGATCGACCGTGCAGGCACGCCGGACTTTGCCACGCGCGTGGCCAAGGCGGCGCAGGCGAAGATCGTGGTGCAGTCGAGCGGGCTCCCAGAGTTGGATGCGCAAATTCCGGCGATGAATCTGGAAGAAGCGGCGGCGCGTCGGACAAACGGAGAACGCGCGAAGGAAATTGCACCACCGGCGCTTGGACGAAACGATCCCGTTGAGATGGTGTTCACTTCGGGGACGACGGCGGAGCCGCGCGGCGTGGTGCTGACGCACGGAAATATTCTGGCGAACATCGAACCGCTCGAACCGCAAATCCAGCCGTATTTGCGCTACGAACAATTTTTTCATCCCATTCGATTTCTGAATCTCCTGCCGCTGAGCCACGTCTTCGGGCAACTGATGGGCATGTTCATTCCGCCTCTGCTCGGCGGAACGGTGATTTTTCTGGATACGCTTGCGCCAGCGGAAGTGGCGCGAACCATCCGGCGAGAGCGCGTGACGGTGCTGGTCTCCGTGCCGCGATTGATCGAGTCGCTCGAAGGGCAGACGGAACGAGAAATCGAAGCGGCCGGGGGCGGCGCGGAATTTCGCGCGAAATTCGAGACGGCGAAGGACGAGCGCATCTGGAAACGCTTATGGCGATTCCGGCGGATCCACAGGCAATTCGGATGGAAGTTCTGGGCGTTCATTTCCGGCGGCGCGGCGCTGCCGGAATCGGTGGAGACGTTCTGGCAGCGCCTGGGCTACGCGGTGATTCAAGGCTACGGACTGACGGAAACGGCGGCGCTCGTGAGCGTGAACCATCCGTTCCGCACGGGAAAGCGGTCGATCGGGAAAGTGATGCCGGGAGTGGAGATGAAGCTCAGCGCGGAAGGAGAAATTCTCGTTCGCGGAGAAAACGTGGCATCCCGCTACTGGCAAGGACAGAGACTCGAACCGATCGCCGGGGAAGGCGGGTGGTTTCGCACCGGGGATTTGGGAGAAGTCGACGCGGAGGGGAATCTTTTTTTCAAGGGGCGGCGGAAGAACGTGATCGTCACGCCAGCGGGAATGAATGTTTACCCCGAGGATCTGGAAGCGGAATTGAAAAAGCAGAGGGGAGTGCGAGATTGCGTGGTGGTGGGAATTGCGCGCGACGGAAACGAGGAGCCGTGCGCGGCGCTGTTGCTGGAGGATTCGAGAGCCGGCGCAGAAGCGATTGTCGCGCGAGCCAATGAGAATTTGGCGGAGTATCAGCGCATACGGCAATGGATCGTCTGGAACGGGCCTGATTTTCCGCGCACGGCGACGCAGAAGCCGGTGCTGCCGCGAATTCGCGAGGCGATTGCGGCGAAATTCGGAGGAAAACCAGCGGGCGAAGGGACGGCGGCAAAGCCGGGAACGCTTGGCGAATTCATTTCGCGCGTGACGCGGCGCGGGGCGGAGAGTGTCTCTCCCGATGCAAATCTGGAGCACGATCTGCGACTGAGTTCGCTCGACCGCGTGGAGCTGATGAGCGCGCTCGAAGAAAAATATCAGGTGGATTTGAGCGAGACGAAATTTGCAGAAGCGAAGACGGTCGGAGAATTGGAACAACTGCTGCGCGAGCCGCCGGCGCGTCCGCAGACGCATCGCTTTCCGCGATGGGCGCAGCGCTGGCCGGTGACATGGATTCGGATTTTCATTTATTACCTGCTGGTGTGGCCGGCGACGTGGCTGCTGGCGCGGCCGAGGATTCGCGGGCGCGAGCATTTGCGCGGAATTCACGGGCCGGTGTTCGTGGTGGCGAATCATGTGACGTACGTGGATATTGGATGCGTGCTGGCGGCGCTTCCAGCGAAATTCCGCCACCGGCTGGCGACGGCAATGGAAGCGGAGCGGCTCTACGGCATGCGCTATCCGGCGGGAATGCACTGGTTTCTAAGGATTATCAATCGCATGGACTATTGGCTGGTGACTGCGCTGTTCAACGTTTTCCCGCTGCCGAAACTTTCCGGGTTTCGCGACAGCTTCGAATTTGCAGGCGAACTGGCGGACAAAGGATGGAGCGTGCTGGTGTTTCCGGAAGGCGAGCGGACGAAGATGGGTGCGCTGGGGAAGTTTCGCGGAGGAGTCGGGCTGCTGGCAACGAAGCTGCGTTTGCCGGTCGTGCCGGTGCGGATCGATGGCCTATTCGAGTTGAAACAAGCGGGCAAGCACATGGCGCGAGCGGGGGACGTGCGCGTGACGATTGGCGCGCCGGTTTCCTTCGCGGCGGGGACGGATGCGGACAGCATCGCACGAGAGCTGGAACGCCGCGTAGCGGAATTATGA
- a CDS encoding PD-(D/E)XK nuclease superfamily protein, whose protein sequence is MTPRDTRTGGVLEAMILPALRRGGYEYKEQVHIGPRIGGGRHMVDAVAEKAGTKTLVSLKWQQVGGTAEQKVPFEVICLSEAVRAGTYSKAYLVLGGEGWTLRNFYTSGGLNSHLKHASDVHILTLEGFVARANQGNL, encoded by the coding sequence ATGACGCCGCGCGACACGCGTACCGGCGGCGTACTCGAAGCAATGATCCTTCCCGCACTCCGTCGCGGGGGCTACGAATACAAAGAGCAGGTGCATATCGGGCCGCGGATCGGTGGGGGTAGGCACATGGTCGATGCAGTAGCTGAAAAGGCCGGCACGAAAACACTGGTCTCGCTTAAGTGGCAGCAGGTCGGCGGCACCGCAGAACAAAAAGTACCGTTCGAAGTGATCTGTCTTTCGGAAGCAGTTCGCGCCGGAACATACTCAAAGGCTTATCTTGTGCTCGGCGGCGAAGGCTGGACGCTGCGCAACTTCTACACGAGCGGCGGTCTCAACAGTCACCTCAAACACGCAAGCGACGTTCACATTCTAACGCTCGAAGGCTTCGTCGCTCGTGCCAACCAAGGCAACCTCTAG
- a CDS encoding RDD family protein, translating to MPFHSRLPEVITTAVAPRTIARIRPTERVEIHVSQPELDFSVVENFRLHPAKTSLPVAELSTRRLAGIIDAAIVAAVFVGFLALFRSLGGQLGFTRPQLGVYGAIFFLIYALYFTLFTLFSAATPGMQIRNLSAVAIDGTFPETRQLLWRCFGYVLSAGTVLLGFLWSLWDEDKLTWHDRMSHTYITHAADSSDADSGEQ from the coding sequence TTGCCCTTTCATAGCCGCCTGCCGGAAGTCATCACCACGGCCGTCGCTCCGCGCACCATCGCGCGCATTCGTCCAACGGAGCGCGTCGAAATTCACGTCTCTCAACCGGAGCTTGATTTCTCCGTCGTCGAAAATTTCCGCCTCCATCCGGCGAAGACGTCTCTTCCCGTCGCCGAATTGTCCACGCGCCGCCTCGCTGGAATAATCGATGCCGCCATCGTCGCCGCCGTCTTCGTCGGTTTTCTCGCCCTTTTCCGCTCGCTCGGAGGCCAGCTCGGCTTCACGCGCCCGCAGCTCGGCGTTTACGGCGCCATTTTCTTTCTCATTTACGCGCTTTATTTCACGCTTTTCACTTTGTTTTCCGCCGCCACTCCCGGCATGCAGATCCGCAATCTTTCCGCCGTCGCCATCGACGGCACGTTCCCCGAAACGCGCCAGCTCCTCTGGCGCTGCTTCGGCTATGTGCTCTCTGCCGGCACAGTTCTGCTCGGCTTTCTCTGGTCTCTTTGGGATGAAGACAAACTCACGTGGCACGACCGTATGTCCCACACCTACATCACCCACGCCGCCGATTCTTCCGACGCCGACTCCGGCGAGCAATAG
- a CDS encoding site-specific DNA-methyltransferase, producing MSTPEKMSRASTSFPGAPSFASGLRQAAQGEEVAKGGSLPQLPPPAFHDSRHHIKIFHGDCLDILAALPAGCIDLIFADPPYFLSNGGITCHAGRMVSVNKGDWDRSRGAEENHEFNRAWLAACQRVLKPDASIWVSGTSHVIHSVGFAMQQLGFKLLNDISWVKPNPPPNLSCRYFTHATETIIWAARDKKSRHKFNYKLMCQIAGGKQMKSVWTIPPPEPWEKKFGKHPAQKPLALIERILLASSSEGDLVLDPFLGSGTSALACALRGGGKSLSESKANAHG from the coding sequence TTGAGCACTCCAGAAAAAATGTCCCGTGCCTCCACTTCATTTCCGGGTGCCCCATCCTTCGCGTCCGGGCTGCGGCAAGCAGCCCAAGGTGAAGAAGTCGCGAAGGGTGGGTCTTTGCCGCAGCTTCCCCCTCCCGCCTTCCACGACTCGCGCCATCACATCAAAATCTTCCATGGCGACTGCCTCGACATCCTCGCCGCCCTCCCCGCCGGGTGCATCGACCTCATCTTCGCCGACCCGCCTTACTTCCTCTCCAATGGCGGCATCACCTGCCACGCCGGACGCATGGTCAGCGTCAACAAAGGCGATTGGGACCGTTCCCGCGGCGCCGAAGAAAATCACGAATTCAATCGTGCCTGGCTCGCCGCCTGCCAGCGCGTCCTCAAGCCCGACGCCTCCATCTGGGTCTCCGGCACATCTCACGTCATTCATTCCGTCGGCTTCGCCATGCAGCAACTCGGCTTCAAACTCCTCAACGACATCTCCTGGGTCAAGCCCAATCCGCCGCCCAATCTCTCCTGCCGCTATTTCACCCACGCCACCGAAACCATCATCTGGGCTGCGCGCGACAAAAAGTCCCGCCACAAATTCAATTACAAACTCATGTGCCAAATCGCCGGCGGCAAACAAATGAAATCCGTCTGGACCATTCCTCCTCCCGAGCCCTGGGAGAAAAAATTCGGCAAGCATCCCGCGCAAAAGCCTCTCGCTCTCATCGAGCGCATCCTTCTCGCCTCCTCCAGCGAAGGCGACCTCGTCCTCGACCCTTTCCTCGGCTCCGGCACCTCCGCTTTGGCATGCGCGTTGCGGGGGGGGGGCAAAAGTTTGTCGGAATCGAAAGCGAACGCTCATGGATAG